The Eremothecium gossypii ATCC 10895 chromosome IV, complete sequence genome contains a region encoding:
- a CDS encoding uncharacterized protein (Syntenic homolog of Saccharomyces cerevisiae YGR237C) — translation MLLRRSMLISNTPAISGYKSNVSFQDLTPALVDEQVTKIRKLRGTPSLSSALVHIPPHLNPLYVDTSVDDDEDGEEREYGKGIRRPSLNMDLGYSAQSQQEVTEAYKFIFDGTAGSAVSRRSTHLSPPGSRSASPQNSKSGPPGLRLPPPPRLSILKNKDVAQDAQDFDTSKIDIQQELVIEQLTKQNTESNSPATRGYSTGAFARLQELEDRLMSDGQGGSSRGQENKSARKARRKSYADMSDSELAQLEDSMNPYSATSNIDKFDFSEQSKLYIGPTNPSKNLPRIKTDNPPTSIYPSRPAVPYHAISCSNMHEEYSAYVSQTAAAANGAKPRTVACYLSGRRHSWSAVDAYINMFARSGDHLVIWAYLPMYDREITNLSSKTSERPKSSLDMYQFATEKKTTKPETASDHERACMMVLELDNIAKAKCKSLLDFYTKRCSHLIMKVTVEFIKHESMQGATANLISLYEPDMEFVSTISTTFNVKFRNGHVKLPTYLAKHASIPTVIVSHEFVDTKRAVQTPSGEVTQEPGIQLKRLENIVLSTSVNPYDVQSLNSRGTDLADCSSDEGDDEGSEASASVGAYFPSDQDMRRKRDQFNTLGYIPPKPVYVDTRQLLSIGSSRSSRRSSRHTFTSSEIYQVKSMISDDIPYSTNPIRTVKSAQSASSGTTNSTPLPRPVRRIEPMTPSTPASSNPPTKKKGKLFSKFKQKIGLK, via the coding sequence ATGTTATTGCGGCGAAGTATGCTCATAAGCAATACCCCCGCTATTTCGGGCTACAAATCGAATGTGTCGTTCCAGGATTTGACACCAGCACTGGTGGACGAGCAGGTTACTAAAATACGAAAGCTGCGTGGAACTCCGTCGCTGAGCTCTGCACTGGTACATATTCCGCCGCACTTGAACCCCCTGTACGTGGACACGTCTGTGGATGATGACGAAGACGGTGAGGAGCGGGAGTACGGGAAGGGGATACGGCGGCCGTCTCTGAACATGGATCTGGGGTACTCTGCGCAGTCGCAGCAAGAAGTGACGGAGGCCTACAAGTTTATTTTCGACGGGACCGCGGGGTCTGCGGTGTCGCGGCGGTCGACGCACTTGTCGCCGCCGGGGTCCCGCAGCGCCTCGCCGCAGAACAGCAAGTCAGGCCCGCCGGGGCTACGTCTgcccccgccgccgcggctgTCGATACTGAAGAACAAGGACGTGGCTCAGGACGCGCAAGACTTTGACACATCAAAGATTGATAtccagcaggagctggtTATTGAGCAGCTCACAAAGCAGAATACGGAAAGTAACAGCCCAGCCACGCGGGGCTACTCGACTGGTGCGTTTGCGCggctgcaggagctggaggacaGGCTTATGTCTGACGGCCAGGGTGGCAGTTCCCGCGGGCAGGAGAACAAGTCGGCCCGGAAGGCGCGGCGGAAATCATATGCCGATATGAGTGATTCGGAGCTGGCACAGCTGGAAGACAGCATGAACCCATACTCTGCGACGTCGAATATAGATAAATTCGATTTCTCTGAGCAGAGCAAGCTATATATTGGCCCGACAAACCCATCCAAAAACTTACCTCGGATAAAGACGGATAACCCCCCCACGTCTATCTATCCGTCTCGGCCAGCGGTCCCCTACCATGCGATCAGCTGTTCTAACATGCACGAAGAGTACAGCGCGTACGTATCCCAGACAGCGGCAGCCGCCAACGGTGCCAAACCGCGGACAGTGGCATGTTACCTTAGTGGCAGAAGGCACAGTTGGTCGGCTGTGGACGCTTATATCAACATGTTTgcgcgcagcggcgacCACCTAGTTATCTGGGCGTACCTGCCGATGTATGATAGAGAGATCACCAACTTATCAAGCAAGACTTCAGAGAGGCCAAAATCCAGCTTGGACATGTATCAATTTGCAACAGAAAAGAAGACGACAAAGCCCGAGACAGCCAGTGACCACGAACGGGCGTGTATGATGGTGCTAGAGCTAGATAACATCGCGAAGGCCAAGTGCAAGTCTTTGTTAGACTTTTACACTAAGCGCTGCTCACATCTTATAATGAAGGTCACTGTGGAGTTCATTAAACACGAATCGATGCAGGGCGCCACAGCAAATCTGATATCTCTTTATGAGCCAGATATGGAGTTTGTCTCCACTATATCAACCACTTTCAATGTGAAGTTCAGAAATGGCCATGTCAAATTGCCGACCTACCTTGCCAAGCACGCGTCAATTCCTACAGTAATAGTGTCACATGAGTTTGTCGACACTAAAAGAGCTGTGCAGACACCGAGCGGCGAGGTAACGCAGGAGCCTGGTATCCAACTTAAGCGTCTGGAAAATATTGTTTTGAGCACCTCGGTAAATCCATATGATGTACAGTCTCTGAACTCTCGAGGAACTGATCTAGCGGACTGTTCAAGTGATGAAGGTGATGACGAGGGGTCAGAAGCCTCCGCCAGTGTTGGCGCCTATTTTCCTTCGGATCAGGACATGCGCAGAAAGCGTGACCAATTCAACACATTAGGATATATCCCGCCCAAACCAGTCTACGTTGACACGAGGCAACTCTTGTCGATTGGTTCATCCAGAAGCAGTCGGCGCTCTTCTCGCCACACTTTTACGAGCTCGGAGATTTATCAAGTAAAATCTATGATTAGTGACGATATCCCTTACAGCACAAACCCTATCAGGACGGTCAAGTCTGCACAGTCGGCATCCTCTGGAACTACGAACAGCACTCCACTGCCACGCCCTGTTCGGCGAATTGAACCCATGACTCCAAGCACGCCAGCGAGCTCCAATCCTCCTACCAAAAAGAAAGGCAAATTGTTCAGCAAGTTTAAACAGAAGATTGGGCTCAAGTAA
- the PHO81 gene encoding Pho81p (Syntenic homolog of Saccharomyces cerevisiae YGR233C (PHO81)): MKFGKYLAGRQLELPEYNGYFIDYKALKKLIKQLSVPAASVPGGSELPDALMLDTEDRSESYQRLQENKASFFFRLERELEKVNDYYLEKEAGLKVVVDIIQSRYRDYLKRGKLISKKTSSYRHIRDAVKKVERDLTHLEHYVELNRTGFSKVLKKWDKRSHSHTRDFYLATVVSVQPVFTHNKISKWNDAVLTMLFELDEISNEDSVYYQEPVQNKNAYAVDMDSSAKLSGVQSISEWNPAEAVPSSVNGLFDIELEIEGWYMEALHISKLTDPQRKLDLLGSFAQSKVQAFVDERLPQGTIDKQKVVKDCLTNIFLPLVSSDIDDISLKHFLINAVDMIDLTYCDEEDLVFSRRNVFHEAACCTSDSRVFVLEEALNQCNQFKIDQATMCRLLNARDTHGRTPLHYACDLGKTDFVRLLIKSSLLDTVNIPDTDSKTPLVLAIIKAHAEITRLLLVDAQVNPDPQIDESGKPQFSPLSVACANKNLTAARMILEIGNINLNDVCDSQGLQPLHIVAKNGGDVELIELLVSHGANPNAVDGFNKWTPIFYAVQEGYGSTVQNLLSNGAKLDVVDGDNLSPLFYALWEGHLSVLNILLNCAASRNQQLMINRSPQLLPSNIIAEDQISAIDSLSDIPDFELPPPIIPLRKYGHNFLERKIFVKLLFSPGRDSIMLNKEDEMVLSSPGRITLTPNVSNVIPRNIPLPIQDDEEHVAFQVGNLDNLSIDFELFPSFGTRLIAKTNAMSSVFREVSKQCTNDRRIKLPLFDSRLKNVGELELAFEVIFPYSGKPLEITKYDTYWKSTTGSESGPNGNHLVTSSSLAGKYTTVLVTVLSDGKVISAPDKVVSVSNGAKLLLSDITSRQLELICGQSLDDCPKIETTEQLNTILNERHISLDRLLSCTSPDIQLDLEVFFPTALEINTIPVKVSPTVNINQFIDDVLLTTFNHVRYLNHNRLQPRSIVFTSCNPRVCSILNWKQPNYPVIYQMNGLRKQNGQFTKATPHHLEYLAQNPDSVSFADPCSRCIREAVNFSCNNNLLGIVIPLDLLSIYSQLEQHIRNRGLLLIGSHNPAARFQAVVPAGLEINAVKTATELQFQGAINM, encoded by the coding sequence ATGAAATTCGGGAAGTATCTTGCTGGGAGGCAGCTCGAGCTGCCCGAGTACAATGGCTACTTCATCGACTATAAGGCACTGAAGAAATTGATTAAGCAGCTCTCAGTTCCTGCGGCGTCTGTGCCCGGGGGCAGCGAGCTTCCGGATGCGCTGATGCTGGACACGGAAGACCGCTCAGAGTCATACCAGCGACTGCAGGAGAACAAGGCATCGTTCTTCTTCCGGTTGGAGCGAGAACTGGAAAAGGTGAACGACTACTACCTCGAGAAGGAGGCGGGCCTGAAAGTTGTAGTCGATATAATACAATCCAGATACAGAGATTACCTGAAACGTGGGAAGCTAATCTCCAAGAAGACGTCATCTTACCGGCACATAAGGGATGCGGTCAAGAAGGTCGAGCGTGACCTGACGCATCTTGAGCACTATGTGGAGCTGAATCGCACCGGATTTTCCAAGGTTTTAAAGAAGTGGGACAAGCGTTCGCACTCACACACCCGTGATTTCTACCTAGCCACGGTTGTTTCGGTGCAGCCAGTGTTTACGCATAACAAGATCTCGAAGTGGAACGACGCCGTGCTGACAATGCTGTTCGAGCTCGACGAGATAAGCAACGAAGATTCCGTTTATTACCAAGAACCGGTTCAAAACAAGAACGCCTATGCCGTAGATATGGACAGCTCGGCCAAGTTATCTGGAGTCCAGAGTATTTCCGAGTGGAATCCGGCGGAAGCGGTTCCATCTTCTGTGAACGGCCTCTTTGACATTGAGCTAGAGATCGAAGGGTGGTACATGGAGGCATTGCACATAAGTAAGCTGACTGATCCGCAACGGAAGTTGGACCTTCTTGGGTCGTTTGCACAAAGCAAAGTGCAAGCATTTGTTGATGAGCGTCTTCCGCAAGGCACAATCGACAAGCAAAAGGTTGTAAAGGACTGTTTGACCAATATATTTTTGCCACTGGTAAGCAGCGATATTGATGATATTTCGCTCAAGCACTTTCTTATTAATGCTGTCGATATGATAGACCTAACCTACTGTGACGAAGAGGACCTAGTGTTCTCAAGGAGAAATGTTTTCCACGAGGCGGCATGCTGCACCTCTGATTCTCGTGTTTTTGTATTGGAGGAAGCACTCAACCAATGTAATCAGTTTAAAATCGATCAAGCAACCATGTGTAGGTTGCTCAATGCACGGGATACCCATGGGAGGACACCGCTGCACTATGCCTGTGACTTGGGGAAGACCGATTTCGTTCGTCTCCTGATTAAATCAAGCTTGCTTGACACAGTTAATATCCCGGATACTGATTCGAAGACACCTCTGGTTCTGGCAATTATAAAGGCACACGCAGAGATTACTAGACTGCTGCTGGTCGATGCACAGGTGAACCCTGACCCGCAGATTGATGAAAGCGGCAAACCACAGTTTTCACCTTTGAGTGTGGCCTGCGCGAACAAAAATCTAACAGCAGCTAGGATGATTCTGGAAATTGGAAATATCAACTTAAACGACGTCTGTGATTCGCAAGGCTTGCAACCACTGCATATTGTGGCGAAGAATGGCGGGGATGTAGAGTTAATTGAATTACTAGTGTCACACGGCGCGAATCCTAACGCTGTCGATGGTTTCAATAAGTGGACACCGATATTCTATGCTGTTCAGGAGGGATATGGGAGCACTGTTCAAAATCTTCTGAGCAACGGCGCAAAGCTGGATGTAGTAGATGGTGATAATTTATCACCTCTATTCTACGCTCTCTGGGAAGGTCACCTGTCGGTACTGAATATTTTGTTAAACTGCGCTGCTAGCAGAAACCAGCAGCTGATGATAAACAGGTCGCCGCAGCTACTACCGTCGAATATTATAGCAGAAGATCAGATTAGCGCCATTGATTCACTCAGCGATATACCAGACTTTGAATTGCCTCCACCAATCATTCCCCTTAGAAAGTATGGTCATAATTTCCTTGAGAGGAAGATATTCGTGAAGCTTTTATTTTCACCCGGGAGGGACTCTATAATGCTTAATAAAGAGGATGAGATGGTTCTGTCCTCTCCAGGACGGATAACGCTAACGCCTAATGTTTCAAATGTGATTCCTAGGAATATTCCCTTGCCAATACAGGATGATGAAGAGCACGTTGCATTTCAGGTAGGTAACTTGGATAACTTGTCGATTGATTTTGAATTATTTCCTTCATTCGGTACTCGTTTGATTGCAAAGACCAATGCTATGTCGTCGGTATTTAGGGAGGTGAGCAAACAGTGTACGAACGACAGACGTATAAAACTGCCGCTTTTTGATTCGCGTTTAAAGAATGTTGGAGAGCTGGAACTTGCTTTCGAGGTTATATTTCCCTACAGCGGGAAGCCTCTAGAAATTACAAAATATGACACATACTGGAAATCCACGACAGGTAGCGAGTCAGGTCCGAATGGGAACCATCTTGTCACGTCATCATCGCTAGCCGGCAAATATACAACGGTATTAGTAACTGTTCTAAGCGATGGGAAAGTAATTTCCGCACCAGATAAAGTTGTTTCGGTATCAAACGGCGCTAAATTACTGTTGAGTGACATAACATCCAGACAACTGGAGCTGATCTGTGGTCAAAGCTTAGACGACTGTCCAAAGATTGAAACCACTGAGCAGTTGAATACTATTCTCAATGAGCGTCATATTTCTCTCGATAGATTGTTAAGTTGCACCAGTCCGGACATACAACTTGACCTGGAGGTATTTTTCCCTACAGCGCTCGAAATAAACACCATACCAGTTAAAGTATCGCCTACGGTCAACATCAATCAGTTTATTGATGATGTTCTATTGACGACATTCAACCACGTGCGCTATTTGAACCATAACAGACTCCAGCCGCGTTCTATTGTCTTTACCTCTTGCAACCCAAGAGTGTGTTCTATTCTCAACTGGAAGCAGCCCAATTACCCTGTCATATACCAAATGAATGGCTTGAGGAAACAAAATGGTCAATTCACAAAGGCTACGCCACACCACCTGGAGTACCTAGCACAGAATCCTGACTCGGTCTCGTTTGCAGACCCTTGCTCCAGATGTATCCGCGAAGCAGTCAACTTTTCGTGCAATAACAATCTTCTTGGCATTGTCATTCCTCTCGATCTTCTCAGCATCTATTCGCAACTGGAACAGCACATTCGGAACCGAGGTCTGTTGCTTATTGGGTCACACAATCCTGCTGCCCGTTTTCAGGCCGTTGTCCCCGCCGGGCTTGAAATCAATGCTGTTAAAACCGCGACCGAGCTGCAATTCCAGGGTGCAATCAACATGTAG
- the RTT107 gene encoding Rtt107p (Syntenic homolog of Saccharomyces cerevisiae YHR154W (RTT107)) has translation MTASLKIFKGLHILLIQSPQFAESEITSVVEQLVGHGAAKTTVWGGTDDEKASTKEWIRDNFRANIHCIIAADIDFPFYRSAAFDLMVPVVTPNWCSACVKNGRLMRTTGFSPDPEHFLKECYIYISKHALSTAEYELFSAMISFMGGCCMDFLSTKVTHIITTDPRDPATLALERFGKLSVHSVTPTWIAECFACKQIVSTTPYILDKAMEESSVRSCMVDNWFIDDKDWSWTSSIFLGHTFYLSMELPLKTSCYKFLIQLISAMGGQIARYVDFEDISPDRADSFIDLDLSKDCVYARGKGLHCGNMAWLFYMLSMQQFIAPTAKLVLSPRYPKLFTEKELVLAFTNYLGQQRYYIQRLVDLLGGSSTTELSRKNTHLISLFPHGKKHETALKWNSCIVVNHLWLEQCYKLRKKLDPNAPEFTRIPVPDELSNAIGQMALETTARNMVSPRKAVSPDIVMHNSQTDVALVVSTTDIDLKDNNESTNDTSVVHEPGKVMNSDDLTAVHSTKTRQEDANEMFSALDEAVSKGKKSCLPKKHIAASVAASTSNEISASAKSNKDSSDVQATKQLPATPTSNPRQTKPKSTSGTQNDTASSQKNTRRKNADDSPSSESSKTKKRKTTVVDAKQLVSPYLEEYSDTTGGRLPYDIKAVFTNCHENITDLDKEILRQLGIILQEEIEEDTNCIIGPKKARTAKFLTSFSFHPLKYALLPKFITEILSLVHSGRNEPISLPLEQYYIPDIDADVIAKTELPTKLFERSGLQAVNLSEDIPGGVEVISSILKAHGMVQINGLPKKFKAKDIAKNTVDNGSPDFVLVATKASAAKKFSKLCEEVDRNAKVLIVEWNWCVKAIFSLEVDYNDPEFVISKTGFA, from the coding sequence ATGACGGCATCATTGAAGATCTTTAAAGGCCTGCATATTTTATTGATACAATCACCTCAGTTCGCTGAGTCGGAAATCACTTCTGTTGTGGAGCAACTAGTGGGACACGGAGCTGCGAAGACAACTGTGTGGGGAGGTACCGATGACGAGAAGGCATCGACGAAGGAATGGATACGTGATAACTTCAGGGCGAACATTCACTGCATAATTGCCGCGGATATTGACTTCCCTTTTTACAGATCAGCGGCCTTCGACCTGATGGTGCCGGTTGTCACTCCTAACTGGTGCAGTGCATGCGTGAAGAACGGGCGGCTCATGAGGACCACAGGCTTCTCACCAGACCCCGAGCATTTTCTAAAGGAATGCTACATTTATATATCCAAGCATGCGCTGTCTACGGCGGAGTACGAGCTGTTCAGCGCGATGATCAGCTTCATGGGAGGATGTTGCATGGACTTCCTGTCGACGAAGGTGACGCATATTATAACCACAGATCCAAGAGATCCAGCTACGCTTGCACTAGAGCGGTTTGGGAAGCTCTCTGTTCACTCGGTGACTCCCACCTGGATTGCAGAGTGCTTTGCCTGCAAGCAGATAGTTTCAACTACGCCATACATACTGGATAAAGCAATGGAGGAAAGTTCTGTTCGCAGTTGCATGGTAGATAATTGGTTCATTGATGATAAAGACTGGAGTTGGACCTCCTCCATATTTCTCGGGCACACGTTCTATTTGTCGATGGAACTGCCGTTGAAGACAAGCTGCTACAAGTTTCTAATCCAGTTAATTAGCGCAATGGGCGGCCAGATAGCTCGCTATGTTGACTTTGAAGATATATCACCTGACAGAGCGGATTCGTTCATTGATCTGGACTTGTCTAAGGACTGCGTCTATGCCAGGGGGAAAGGCCTACATTGTGGTAACATGGCTTGGCTCTTCTATATGCTCTCCATGCAGCAGTTCATCGCCCCGACGGCTAAGCTTGTGCTCTCGCCGAGGTATCCGAAATTGTTTACCGAGAAGGAGCTTGTACTGGCATTTACGAATTATCTTGGACAACAAAGATATTATATCCAACGACTCGTCGATCTGCTCGGAGGAAGCAGTACAACTGAACTATCGCGGAAAAATACGCATCTGATCTCCCTGTTCCCGCACGGGAAAAAACATGAAACTGCATTGAAATGGAACTCCTGTATTGTAGTTAACCATCTATGGCTTGAGCAGTGCTATAAACTTCGTAAAAAGCTGGATCCCAATGCGCCAGAATTCACACGAATACCGGTTCCAGATGAATTATCTAACGCTATTGGTCAAATGGCACTCGAAACAACCGCTAGGAATATGGTGTCTCCACGAAAAGCCGTGTCCCCGGACATTGTAATGCATAATAGCCAAACGGATGTAGCGCTGGTGGTTTCTACTACGGATATTGACTTGAAGGATAATAATGAATCTACTAACGACACATCTGTGGTACATGAACCTGGCAAAGTAATGAATTCGGATGATTTAACTGCAGTTCATAGCACTAAGACAAGACAGGAAGACGCCAATGAAATGTTTTCTGCACTGGATGAAGCCGTCAGTAAAGGAAAGAAATCATGCTTGCCTAAAAAGCATATTGCAGCTAGCGTAGCAGCATCGACTTCGAACGAGATATCTGCCAGCGCAAAATCGAACAAAGACTCTAGTGATGTTCAAGCTACTAAACAACTCCCCGCTACTCCAACTAGTAATCCCCGTCAGACAAAGCCAAAAAGTACTTCAGGAACTCAAAATGACACTGCATCGTCCCAAAAGAATACTAGACGAAAGAATGCAGACGACTCGCCTTCCTCAGAGTCCAGCAAAACGAAGAAACGGAAAACGACGGTGGTGGACGCGAAACAGTTGGTTTCGCCTTATCTGGAAGAATACTCTGATACGACTGGTGGAAGACTCCCCTACGACATTAAGGCCGTTTTCACCAACTGCCATGAAAATATAACTGACCTAGACAAGGAAATCTTACGCCAGCTAGGCATTATTCTTCAAGAAGAGATCGAAGAGGACACTAATTGTATTATCGGACCAAAAAAGGCACGGACAGCAAAGTTCCTAACCAGTTTCAGCTTCCATCCTTTGAAGTATGCCCTTCTTCCAAAATTTATCACCGAAATACTGTCGCTCGTCCATTCAGGCCGAAATGAGCCCATATCACTACCGTTAGAGCAATATTATATACCCGATATTGATGCAGACGTTATAGCCAAGACAGAGCTACCTACGAAGCTCTTTGAGAGAAGCGGCCTACAAGCGGTTAATTTGTCTGAAGATATACCAGGAGGAGTAGAAGTCATATCGTCAATCCTCAAAGCACATGGGATGGTGCAGATAAATGGCCTCCCAAAGAAGTTCAAAGCGAAGGACATTGCGAAAAATACGGTAGATAACGGCAGTCCCGATTTTGTACTTGTAGCGACCAAAGCTTCCGCAGCCAAGAAGTTTTCGAAATTATGCGAGGAAGTTGATAGAAACGCTAAGGTGCTCATAGTCGAATGGAACTGGTGCGTTAAAGCTATCTTCAGTCTTGAGGTCGACTATAACGACCCCGAATTCGTCATCTCCAAAACTGGTTTCGCATAG
- the MIC26 gene encoding Mic26p (Syntenic homolog of Saccharomyces cerevisiae YGR235C (MOS2)), protein MARVDFYRECDIVAEGVVPPQTGAIVSSDAYEASAKNVAEVLGQNQLLEGISVRTPGWLVNFFQKSRTVVTAGAERAAHQIETVSRRYYEKERRITSTVAALHSNPREELLPGFGAVAVAYFSGSVLTRKRGIVLRVCAPLALGLGAFSYFLPTTFRNTKSLCYDLEKRAFPQFVAQQDRLAAGTKRAVCGTVHTTVSAYNATHRACRKVTKVFRDWTGLNL, encoded by the coding sequence ATGGCCAGGGTTGACTTTTACAGAGAGTGTGATATAGTGGCGGAAGGGGTGGTTCCCCCACAAACAGGGGCTATTGTGTCGTCAGATGCATATGAGGCTTCCGCTAAAAACGTTGCAGAGGTACTTGGCCAAAATCAACTGCTCGAGGGAATCTCCGTGAGGACGCCGGGCTGGCTCGTCAATTTCTTCCAGAAATCTCGCACTGTAGTTACTGCAGGTGCGGAGCGTGCTGCGCACCAGATTGAGACTGTATCCAGGCGTTACTATGAGAAGGAACGTCGCATAACGTCGACCGTTGCTGCGCTGCACTCCAACCCACGGGAAGAGCTGTTGCCTGGATTTGGAGCCGTTGCGGTTGCATACTTTTCTGGCAGCGTGCTGACGCGGAAGCGTGGCATTGTGCTCCGGGTTTGTGCTCCGCTCGCGCTGGGATTGGGGGCATTTTCATATTTCCTACCTACTACATTCCGGAACACTAAGAGCTTGTGTTACGACTTGGAGAAGAGGGCGTTCCCACAATTCGTCGCACAGCAGGACAGGCTTGCGGCTGGCACGAAACGGGCAGTGTGCGGCACGGTTCACACTACGGTTTCTGCGTATAATGCTACCCACCGGGCATGCAGGAAGGTCACGAAAGTTTTCAGGGACTGGACGGGTTTGAATCTCTGA
- the CWC25 gene encoding U2-type spliceosomal complex subunit CWC25 (Syntenic homolog of Saccharomyces cerevisiae YNL245C (CWC25)), which translates to MDLNLLKSWNPQLQKNRKKVYEAQQELLKSARKPADDGTSGGGLDWMYEGQPAPQRKVRKRRTRTRKPKQVPKDAQGKLQESLQTARSDAPEGTCSPDETAAARGGQQGAPVEVSAKSPAKAVAEARGGPGSSGVHGE; encoded by the coding sequence ATGGACCTCAATCTGCTCAAATCGTGGAACCCGCAGCTCCAGAAGAACCGCAAAAAGGTCTACGAGGCACAACAGGAGCTGCTCAAAAGCGCCCGCAAGCCGGCGGATGATGGCACATCGGGCGGAGGACTGGACTGGATGTACGAAGGCCAGCCAGCTCCGCAGCGCAAGGTGCGCAAGAGACGCACGCGGACGCGCAAACCCAAACAGGTGCCAAAGGACGCGCAGGGGAAGCTACAGGAAAGCCTGCAAACCGCACGCTCGGACGCACCTGAGGGTACTTGCAGCCCCGATGAGActgcagcggcgcgcggtGGCCAACAAGGCGCCCCTGTCGAGGTCTCTGCAAAGTCCCCCGCGAAGGCCGTTGCCGAGGCGCGCGGAGGACCTGGTTCCTCCGGAGTGCATGGCGAATGA
- a CDS encoding ADL147W-Ap (Syntenic homolog of Saccharomyces cerevisiae YGR236C (SPG1)), translated as MIFRLWAPRTDRSENDAEFQRPDRSVPAPAPPSDTHVNFGDLGQAVPIATWHIGGRNRFANDEQYRKMVDERSALLFSSIM; from the coding sequence ATGATTTTTAGATTGTGGGCTCCCCGGACGGACCGTTCGGAGAACGATGCTGAGTTTCAGCGACCAGACCGCAGCGTTcccgcgccagctccgccaAGTGACACACATGTGAATTTCGGAGACCTCGGGCAAGCTGTCCCCATTGCGACTTGGCATATAGGCGGTAGGAACAGGTTCGCGAATGATGAGCAATACCGCAAGATGGTTGACGAGCGTAGTGCGCTACTGTTTTCTTCGATTATGTGA
- a CDS encoding ADL148Cp (NOHBY450; No homolog in Saccharomyces cerevisiae; Syntenic homolog of Kluyveromyces lactis KLLA0E15620g): MIVSGCTPNRLPVSLSTGPRSRRPARVIGCPVLIAMRAEIVMANELIAQYQISGEVQQLFHIQNGVRTVGEETFEQIRRLARHKRVRASCLEYQLIQPTAKRACAPEEWSVGSQATVSSLGYGAFGRGCSRMTSAGSILHSGSAGACKSGSHGSILQSEVMQQEESGVLESEATASQIIESEPAAVRSSPPPEMLGSSEFQ, translated from the coding sequence ATGATCGTTAGCGGCTGCACTCCGAATCGACTTCCGGTGAGCCTATCAACAGGACCTAGAAGCAGACGGCCGGCAAGGGTGATCGGCTGTCCTGTGCTAATCGCGATGCGTGCGGAGATTGTCATGGCGAATGAGCTGATTGCACAATACCAAATCTCCGGGGAAGTGCAGCAGCTATTCCACATCCAGAATGGCGTGCGAACTGTGGGGGAAGAAACGTTCGAGCAAATCAGGCGGCTGGCCAGGCATAAGCGGGTGCGGGCGTCTTGTCTGGAATACCAGCTGATTCAGCCGACAGCCAAGCGCGCTTGTGCGCCGGAGGAGTGGTCTGTAGGCAGCCAGGCAACGGTGTCCTCATTGGGGTACGGGGCGTTTGGCAGAGGGTGCAGCAGGATGACCTCCGCAGGCAGCATCCTGCACAGTGGGTCTGCAGGCGCGTGCAAGAGCGGGTCGCACGGTTCTATTCTGCAGAGCGAGGTGATGCAGCAGGAGGAGTCGGGGGTGCTGGAGAGCGAGGCCACGGCGTCGCAGATCATCGAGTCGGAGCCCGCCGCTGtgcgcagcagcccgcCGCCGGAGATGCTGGGCTCGAGCGAGTTCCAGTAG